A single region of the Changchengzhania lutea genome encodes:
- a CDS encoding addiction module protein yields MSYYKSIMGALELRNKLIEQFNLFIQDDSKLMALDGIFDSINTTEAPSIVSEEHYKIVEARRNKRLTGETKGQSWEEVKSRLKKKYGF; encoded by the coding sequence TTGAGTTATTATAAAAGTATTATGGGCGCATTAGAATTAAGAAATAAATTAATAGAACAGTTTAATTTATTCATTCAGGATGATTCAAAACTTATGGCTTTGGATGGTATTTTTGATTCTATAAATACAACTGAAGCGCCATCGATCGTTTCTGAAGAACACTACAAAATTGTTGAAGCACGTCGTAACAAAAGACTAACTGGAGAGACAAAAGGGCAAAGTTGGGAAGAGGTTAAAAGTAGGTTGAAAAAGAAGTATGGCTTCTAA
- the ltrA gene encoding group II intron reverse transcriptase/maturase produces the protein MIENVLSATNLFKATRQVERNKGASGVDGMKTTELSAYILENRSTILSTIRTNSYNPNSILGVTIPKGQGKTRLLGIPTVVDRWLQKAVSQQLMVHFEYDFEPVSYGFRPQKNIQKAVLQAQTYINSGYQDIVDIDLEGFFDQVDHCILLQLIYHKVKCPTTLRLIRKWLRVPILIDGKLQKRRKGIPQGSPISPLLSNIMLDVLDKEMKSMGLRYVRYADDFSVYAKSKSEAKQIGNRLFVFLKDKLKLPINKAKSGIRRPVNFELLGHGFVPIYKKGVKGQYVLVVANKSWAKFKRNLKSITKKTKPMSLLERLERLNQVCRGWMNNYRLTNIYAKSKKLDEWLRNRLRYCIWHDWKKLERKRKNLIQLGIEIGQAYAWSRTRMGGWAVAQSPILKTTITVSRLKRKGYKPLLDYINNTQTSIW, from the coding sequence ATGATTGAAAACGTATTATCAGCAACAAACCTTTTTAAAGCAACACGACAAGTGGAGCGCAATAAAGGCGCGAGCGGTGTAGATGGTATGAAAACAACGGAGCTTTCCGCTTATATATTAGAAAACCGTTCGACTATACTATCGACTATTCGCACAAACAGCTATAATCCAAATTCAATATTAGGAGTAACCATTCCAAAAGGACAGGGTAAAACCCGACTATTAGGAATACCAACTGTAGTCGATAGGTGGCTTCAAAAAGCGGTAAGTCAACAATTAATGGTTCATTTTGAATATGATTTTGAACCCGTTAGTTACGGTTTCCGTCCACAAAAGAACATCCAAAAAGCAGTATTACAAGCTCAAACGTATATCAATTCTGGTTATCAAGATATTGTAGATATTGATTTAGAAGGATTCTTTGACCAAGTAGACCACTGTATCTTACTGCAACTTATTTACCACAAGGTAAAATGTCCGACCACTTTGCGATTAATCCGAAAATGGCTTAGAGTTCCCATATTAATAGATGGAAAACTCCAAAAGCGCAGAAAAGGCATCCCGCAAGGCAGTCCAATTAGTCCCTTATTATCTAATATTATGTTAGATGTTTTGGACAAAGAAATGAAAAGCATGGGCTTGCGTTATGTTCGCTACGCTGATGATTTTAGCGTTTACGCCAAAAGCAAAAGCGAGGCTAAACAAATAGGAAATAGACTGTTTGTCTTCTTAAAAGATAAACTTAAATTACCTATAAACAAAGCCAAAAGTGGCATCCGCAGACCTGTAAACTTTGAGTTACTCGGGCATGGTTTTGTACCCATCTATAAAAAGGGTGTAAAAGGACAATATGTACTAGTGGTAGCCAATAAAAGTTGGGCAAAGTTTAAACGTAACCTAAAAAGTATAACCAAGAAAACCAAACCCATGTCGTTGTTAGAACGACTCGAACGACTTAATCAAGTCTGCCGAGGCTGGATGAACAATTACCGCTTAACCAACATCTATGCAAAAAGTAAAAAGCTAGATGAGTGGCTAAGAAATCGGTTGCGCTATTGTATTTGGCACGATTGGAAGAAACTAGAACGGAAACGTAAAAACCTAATTCAATTAGGTATAGAAATCGGACAAGCCTATGCTTGGAGTAGAACAAGAATGGGAGGCTGGGCAGTTGCTCAAAGTCCTATTCTAAAGACTACTATTACAGTCTCTAGACTTAAACGAAAAGGGTATAAACCTTTGTTAGATTACATTAATAATACGCAAACTTCAATTTGGTGA
- a CDS encoding type II toxin-antitoxin system RelE/ParE family toxin produces the protein MASKLTIEPEAQIEIEEAIDWYESKQTGLGEEFYNYLDGYFKTLKEATSLFPIKRKPVFRELPLKRFPYVIIYEHTESEIFVYSVFNTHQDPIKKIK, from the coding sequence ATGGCTTCTAAACTGACCATTGAACCTGAAGCACAGATTGAAATTGAAGAAGCCATAGATTGGTATGAATCTAAACAAACTGGACTTGGCGAAGAATTTTACAATTACTTAGATGGCTATTTCAAAACCTTAAAAGAGGCGACGTCATTATTTCCAATTAAACGTAAACCTGTATTTAGGGAATTACCATTAAAACGATTTCCATATGTAATTATCTATGAGCATACTGAATCGGAAATTTTTGTGTATTCGGTATTCAACACGCATCAAGACCCAATTAAAAAAATCAAATAA